A window from Vigna angularis cultivar LongXiaoDou No.4 chromosome 7, ASM1680809v1, whole genome shotgun sequence encodes these proteins:
- the LOC128197713 gene encoding protein FAR-RED ELONGATED HYPOCOTYL 3-like, with the protein MDEYHYGMDSEINCTMQSEFSSFINEVGEEDLTNNFTTNEIFSFRENLIEWVKGIVNDLGFVVVTTRSDKATGQPGRKTFVLLGCERGGKYRKYKPDQRSAYGTRKCECPFQLRGKPSSNGDGWVLQVICGYHNHDLAKTLVGHPYADRLNPTEQAVLVDMTKTQVTLANILLTLKQNNEHNVTTIKQVYTARYTYKRSLRGSRTELQQLMMMLDRDNYIRWSRCAEDSEVVSDLFWTHPDAIKLLNAFNVVLLMDSTYKTNKYRLPLLEIVGMTSTGLTYSIAFAFLSSERQNNFTWALQKLRGLFLTSDTGP; encoded by the coding sequence ATGGACGAATATCATTATGGGATGGATTCTGAAATAAATTGTACCATGCAATCAgaattttcatcatttataaaTGAGGTTGGGGAGGAAGATCTGACGAATAATTTcacaacaaatgaaatattttcttttcgtgaaaacttaattgaatgGGTAAAAGGGATTGTAAATGATCTAGGATTTGTTGTGGTGACTACAAGATCCGATAAAGCTACCGGTCAACCTGGGAGGAAGACGTTTGTATTGCTAGGATGTGAAAGAGGcggaaaatatagaaaatacaaaCCCGACCAACGTAGTGCATATGGCACCCGAAAATGTGAGTGTCCTTTCCAGTTAAGGGGCAAACCATCTAGTAATGGCGATGGGTGGGTATTACAAGTGATATGTGGATACCATAACCACGATTTAGCAAAAACTTTAGTGGGGCATCCTTATGCTGATAGGTTAAATCCTACTGAACAAGCAGTACTTGTTGATATGACTAAAACCCAAGTAACACTAgcaaatattttgttgactctgaaacaaaataatgaGCATAATGTAACTACAATAAAACAAGTTTACACAGCAAGGTATACATATAAACGCTCATTGAGAGGGTCGAGAACTGAGCTGCAAcaattgatgatgatgttggatcGGGATAATTACATACGTTGGAGTAGATGTGCAGAGGATTCTGAAGTTGTTAGTGACCTCTTTTGGACACATCCCGATGCAATAAAGTTATTGAAtgcatttaatgttgttttgttaatgGATTCAacttacaaaacaaataaatatcgGTTGCCATTGTTAGAGATTGTTGGTATGACATCTACTGGGTTAACCTACTCAATCGCATTTGCATTCTTATCAAGTGAGCgtcaaaataatttcacttgggCTCTTCAAAAGCTTAGAGGTTTATTTTTGACATCTGATACCGGTCCATAA
- the LOC108337839 gene encoding VQ motif-containing protein 9, whose protein sequence is MEHKNYESSSISSTSMRDQYLKQLNKLSHNISKPNVKKPTFDSLPDSQPQVYNISKNDFRDMVQKLTGSPGHSHQPKPLATSRLHRLRPPPLPQVLSHRPPPHPVAAAPPSPLPPFPSVHAESPVSAYMQFLRNSMPSSSSQSEFQIPASPVSFGYLNSVSFVPLSPTMPVSTRDP, encoded by the coding sequence atggaacACAAAAACTATGAATCATCATCAATTTCTTCAACCTCTATGAGAGATCAGTATCTGAAACAACTCAACAAGCTTTCACATAACATTTCCAAACCCAACGTTAAGAAACCCACCTTCGATTCTCTCCCCGACTCTCAGCCACAGGTGTACAACATCAGCAAGAACGATTTCAGGGACATGGTCCAAAAGCTCACTGGTTCGCCCGGTCACAGCCACCAACCCAAACCGCTTGCAACCTCTCGCCTCCACCGCCTCCGCCCGCCGCCGCTTCCGCAGGTTCTCAGCCACCGTCCGCCGCCTCACCCCGTCGCCGCCGCGCCTCCCTCACCTCTACCGCCGTTTCCCAGTGTCCACGCGGAGTCCCCTGTCTCGGCGTACATGCAGTTTCTGCGGAACTCGATGCCGTCGTCTTCTTCGCAGTCGGAGTTTCAGATACCGGCTTCGCCGGTCAGTTTCGGATACTTGAATTCGGTTTCCTTTGTTCCCCTGTCACCGACTATGCCGGTTTCCACCAGAGATCCTTGA